Proteins co-encoded in one Opitutales bacterium genomic window:
- a CDS encoding group II intron reverse transcriptase/maturase has product NARLVRYADDFVVMARYQGSRLDEWIAERLERWLGVSINREKTSVVRLKQGESLDFLGFTFRYDRDLYGRSHDYLNVFPSKKSQAKARAVIREKTGPRMCYKPTPAVVKDLNTYLKGWCGYFEYGYPRKAFRDLGLYSRNRMVTHLNRRSQRKYHRPGGMSHYQYLQDLGLYRP; this is encoded by the coding sequence CAATGCACGTCTGGTGCGCTATGCGGACGACTTCGTCGTAATGGCCCGGTACCAAGGGTCTCGCTTGGATGAATGGATAGCAGAGCGTTTGGAACGCTGGCTGGGCGTGAGTATTAATCGTGAGAAAACCTCCGTGGTGCGGCTTAAACAAGGCGAAAGCCTAGACTTCCTCGGGTTCACATTCCGTTATGATCGCGACCTGTACGGTCGCTCTCATGACTACCTCAATGTGTTCCCCTCCAAGAAGTCCCAAGCCAAAGCGCGTGCGGTGATCCGCGAGAAAACCGGACCGCGTATGTGTTACAAACCAACTCCCGCCGTTGTGAAAGATCTTAACACCTACCTCAAAGGCTGGTGCGGTTACTTCGAGTATGGTTATCCACGCAAAGCGTTCCGCGACCTCGGGCTCTACAGCCGCAATCGTATGGTAACTCATCTAAACCGCCGCAGTCAGCGCAAATACCACCGCCCTGGGGGTATGAGTCACTATCAGTATCTCCAAGACCTCGGCCTTTATCGGCCCTGA
- the ligA gene encoding NAD-dependent DNA ligase LigA yields the protein MTPTQRNRLSDLQVQVAYHNERYFRNAAPEISDFAYDALKRELLELEALLPDSEASTSPAQQVGDDRLDAFTTVAHRVPMMSLDNTYNQEELFAFDERLRKRFPDTEKLPYVIEPKIDGVAISLTFENGTFTRAVTRGNGIEGDDITENARLMIDFPEVLTGGEIPEFIEIRGEIYMTYEEFNRINTERDASGKTRYANPRNLTAGSVKLLDRVDARNRSLNMIAYGMGTCEPAVFIKLSDLHRSLANWNFPTSPMVQQAEGIESVWEAIHHLDQRRAEFAYPTDGAVIKLDPLTWQKEAGATAKAPRWAIAYKFAAEQAETLLEAIDVQIGRTGKLTPVAHLKPVLVAGTTVSRATLHNEDEIARKDIRVGDTVVIEKAGEIIPQVIRAITDRRDSASQPFSFEALLEERGIDAERIPGEAAWRLKDADAPEMLRRRVIHFASRPCMDIEHVGEAAVNMLFDAGLIEDASDLYRLRVEDIEPLERYAQKSAENMIEAILESKKCELWRFIHGLSIPHIGAQSAKDLVRFFRSVSAISATSAEDLEAVDGVGAIVAESVHTWFKDEANQALIERFRQHGLELALPEREDSGTLQLDGKTVVITGTLPSLSRDEATALVEQAGGRTSGSVSKKTDYLLAGEKAGSKLSKAEKLGVPVIDEAAFRSLIASDET from the coding sequence ATGACCCCGACCCAACGCAATCGCCTCTCCGACCTCCAAGTCCAAGTCGCCTACCATAACGAACGCTATTTTCGAAACGCTGCGCCCGAAATCTCCGACTTCGCCTATGATGCGCTGAAGCGTGAGCTGCTCGAGCTCGAAGCACTGTTACCCGACTCCGAAGCATCGACCTCTCCAGCCCAGCAAGTCGGAGATGACCGGCTCGATGCCTTTACCACCGTGGCACACCGCGTGCCGATGATGAGCTTGGACAATACCTACAACCAGGAAGAGCTCTTCGCCTTTGACGAACGCCTGCGCAAGCGCTTCCCAGACACCGAAAAACTTCCCTACGTGATCGAACCCAAAATCGATGGAGTAGCCATCAGCCTCACCTTCGAAAACGGAACATTCACCCGCGCCGTCACCCGGGGTAATGGAATCGAGGGAGATGACATCACAGAAAACGCACGCCTCATGATCGACTTCCCAGAAGTGCTCACGGGCGGCGAAATTCCAGAATTTATCGAGATTCGTGGGGAGATCTATATGACTTACGAAGAGTTTAATCGGATCAATACCGAGCGCGACGCCAGCGGCAAAACGCGCTATGCCAACCCGCGTAATTTGACAGCAGGATCCGTCAAGCTTCTCGACCGCGTCGACGCACGCAATCGCTCGCTCAATATGATCGCCTACGGCATGGGCACCTGTGAACCGGCTGTTTTTATAAAGTTGAGCGATTTACACCGAAGCCTTGCAAACTGGAATTTTCCCACCAGCCCGATGGTCCAGCAAGCCGAGGGGATAGAGTCGGTTTGGGAAGCGATCCATCACCTCGACCAACGCCGCGCTGAATTCGCTTATCCCACCGACGGTGCCGTCATCAAACTAGATCCACTGACTTGGCAAAAAGAAGCGGGAGCCACGGCCAAAGCCCCGCGCTGGGCCATCGCTTACAAATTTGCCGCCGAGCAAGCGGAAACCCTTCTTGAGGCAATCGATGTTCAGATAGGACGCACCGGCAAACTCACGCCAGTCGCTCATTTAAAACCAGTCCTCGTAGCTGGAACGACGGTTTCACGAGCCACGCTGCACAACGAAGATGAAATCGCGCGCAAAGATATTCGTGTCGGCGACACAGTAGTCATCGAAAAAGCCGGCGAGATCATACCGCAAGTGATCCGGGCTATCACCGATCGTCGCGATAGCGCCTCACAACCGTTTTCGTTCGAGGCGCTCCTTGAAGAGCGGGGCATCGATGCTGAGCGCATTCCCGGCGAAGCTGCATGGCGGCTGAAGGATGCTGATGCCCCCGAGATGTTGCGTCGTCGGGTCATCCACTTCGCCTCCCGCCCATGTATGGACATCGAGCATGTAGGGGAGGCCGCCGTAAACATGCTTTTTGACGCAGGCCTAATCGAGGATGCATCCGATCTCTATCGGCTGCGAGTGGAAGACATCGAGCCCCTCGAACGCTATGCGCAAAAAAGCGCTGAGAATATGATCGAGGCCATTTTAGAGTCGAAGAAATGCGAGCTGTGGCGCTTCATCCACGGATTATCGATACCCCACATCGGAGCACAATCGGCCAAAGATCTCGTCCGTTTCTTTCGTTCTGTTTCGGCCATCAGCGCAACGTCTGCTGAAGACCTTGAAGCCGTCGACGGAGTGGGTGCCATCGTCGCGGAATCCGTGCACACCTGGTTCAAAGACGAAGCCAACCAAGCGCTCATCGAGCGATTTCGCCAGCACGGCCTCGAGCTCGCCCTGCCCGAGCGAGAAGACTCGGGCACCCTACAACTCGATGGTAAAACTGTCGTGATCACAGGCACCTTGCCCAGTCTCTCCCGTGACGAAGCAACCGCTCTCGTAGAACAGGCAGGGGGTCGCACATCAGGTAGCGTAAGCAAAAAAACCGACTACCTGCTCGCTGGAGAGAAAGCTGGATCCAAACTGTCCAAGGCAGAGAAACTCGGAGTCCCGGTCATCGATGAGGCAGCATTTCGAAGTTTGATCGCGAGTGACGAGACTTAG
- a CDS encoding VanZ family protein has protein sequence MAITALSSFPGVGVTSFEFPHQDKLIHYLVFGLIATAWLRWLRTRMSVKKAAIAAWSITACFGLTDEIHQAFVPGRTMDVLDWLADALGALTAVLVYTYWPLYRNFLEWPRRS, from the coding sequence TTGGCAATCACAGCGCTATCCAGTTTTCCAGGGGTCGGCGTTACCTCGTTCGAGTTCCCTCATCAAGATAAGCTGATCCACTATTTAGTATTCGGCCTTATCGCCACCGCTTGGCTACGCTGGTTGCGCACACGTATGAGCGTAAAAAAGGCAGCGATCGCCGCATGGAGCATCACCGCTTGCTTCGGCCTGACTGATGAGATCCACCAAGCCTTTGTTCCTGGACGAACCATGGATGTTCTCGATTGGCTAGCCGACGCACTCGGCGCATTGACCGCCGTCCTCGTTTACACTTACTGGCCCTTGTATCGCAACTTCCTCGAATGGCCTCGACGCTCATGA
- a CDS encoding single-stranded DNA-binding protein, which translates to MSESLAQEVKRAARVLSDDVDALRFGEPTAYVYNPLVYARAGHERYIDLSISGKKRVVFLGMNPGPWGMSQTGVPFGEVALSRDWIGVNVPIQKPEPEHPKRPIVGFACEKSEVSGARLWGYFRDKFGQADAFFRDHWVANYCPLVFMEASSRNRTPDKLPVAESAPLFEACDQHLRRLVELLEPEWLIGVGVFAEQQAKRALDGMDVQIGRVLHPSPASPVANRGWAEAAEKQIGGLLNA; encoded by the coding sequence ATGTCAGAATCTTTGGCCCAAGAAGTAAAGCGCGCGGCGCGCGTTTTATCCGACGATGTAGATGCGTTACGCTTTGGTGAGCCCACCGCCTATGTCTATAACCCGTTGGTCTATGCCCGAGCGGGTCATGAGCGCTATATCGATCTCAGCATTTCTGGTAAGAAGCGTGTTGTTTTTCTTGGCATGAATCCTGGGCCCTGGGGTATGTCTCAAACGGGAGTGCCGTTTGGAGAAGTCGCTCTTTCCCGGGATTGGATCGGGGTAAATGTGCCTATTCAAAAGCCCGAGCCGGAGCATCCCAAGCGTCCGATTGTGGGCTTTGCTTGCGAAAAATCTGAGGTCAGCGGTGCGCGCCTGTGGGGCTATTTTCGAGATAAATTTGGTCAGGCAGATGCGTTCTTCCGTGACCACTGGGTGGCGAATTATTGCCCCTTGGTTTTTATGGAGGCGAGTAGTCGTAATCGCACGCCAGATAAACTGCCTGTTGCGGAGAGTGCTCCTTTGTTCGAGGCCTGCGACCAACATTTGAGGCGATTGGTGGAGCTACTCGAGCCGGAGTGGTTAATTGGTGTCGGGGTGTTTGCTGAACAGCAGGCAAAGCGCGCTCTAGACGGTATGGATGTCCAGATTGGTCGGGTATTGCACCCGAGTCCTGCCAGTCCCGTGGCGAATCGCGGATGGGCCGAGGCGGCAGAAAAGCAGATTGGTGGGCTGTTGAATGCCTGA
- a CDS encoding HDOD domain-containing protein, whose product MPTTREPWTDEEIVARIGNCPRLASLSSINSALKELISAEDSVTSQISEIIRRDPSLTARLLRLVNSVFFGLSRKVTNIEEAVFYLGLRQIRELTLATPVIEELNNLNKKYGNVQWDHLWQHSIGTAILTREILALTNTPFEDDTDYIMGLVHNVGKIVMAYVFPEEFSELVRFEAESPIAFCRRERELLGGWDHAMIGAHYLEKHNLSEEVVETVRYHNTPSRAPNYAKNAAAVHIADVLLRASGIPDIEKTGTIPESKWTRLAAWRILFGTDNSEARLSIASLKHTLNRMPQMLKEMV is encoded by the coding sequence ATGCCCACCACACGAGAGCCCTGGACGGACGAAGAGATCGTTGCCCGCATTGGCAACTGTCCCCGCCTGGCGTCGTTGAGCAGTATCAACTCCGCTCTCAAAGAACTGATTTCAGCTGAAGACTCCGTTACCTCACAGATATCGGAGATCATCCGCCGCGATCCTTCGCTGACTGCCCGGCTCCTGCGCCTGGTAAACTCTGTCTTTTTCGGCCTCTCACGCAAAGTCACAAATATCGAGGAAGCCGTCTTCTACCTCGGCCTGCGACAGATACGCGAACTGACTTTAGCCACGCCGGTCATCGAAGAGCTCAATAACCTGAATAAAAAGTATGGCAACGTGCAGTGGGACCACCTTTGGCAACATAGCATTGGGACGGCCATCCTTACACGGGAAATCCTGGCACTGACCAATACCCCCTTCGAAGACGATACCGACTACATCATGGGCCTCGTCCACAACGTCGGCAAAATCGTCATGGCCTACGTGTTTCCAGAAGAATTCAGTGAGCTCGTTCGATTTGAAGCAGAGAGCCCCATCGCCTTCTGCCGACGAGAACGCGAGTTACTCGGGGGATGGGATCATGCTATGATCGGCGCCCATTACTTAGAGAAACATAATCTTTCTGAGGAAGTCGTCGAAACCGTGCGCTATCACAACACGCCATCGCGTGCTCCAAACTATGCAAAGAATGCCGCTGCAGTACACATCGCTGATGTCCTGTTGCGCGCATCGGGCATACCCGACATCGAGAAGACTGGGACCATTCCCGAGTCTAAGTGGACTCGCTTGGCTGCCTGGCGCATCCTTTTCGGCACAGATAATTCCGAAGCCCGCCTCTCCATCGCATCCCTCAAGCACACGCTCAATCGTATGCCTCAGATGCTCAAAGAAATGGTCTAA
- a CDS encoding response regulator has product MGLKVLTVDDSKAVRMIVKKAFKTFDVNIVEAANGVEGLAAAAKEKPDLILLDVTMPVMDGVEMLTKLKADPDLKGIPVIMLTAEAGRENVMKIAKIGIRDYVVKPFKEESLIDKVGRVIDLRPKEEKQTKQKGIDDNCFILVVDDKPAIIDQVSQGLGGANWKVAGVKTTGEAIDYCQNNKPDAIMISLSLPEESAFTLFRILRSNMKTKYIPIFGLVVKSETHLQQQATQSGFSAIVTKPIDFDELGNKLAKAINLDTSKRYFFREGDFFILQLPADLTPNRQNEITGYLKPQVSEAVDAGLTKVVIDATELNALDTGGLKLLIMGNDLCKDLGLSLSMAGSEKVIEECKSYAESKDWVMHSSLEDAKAAPVA; this is encoded by the coding sequence ATGGGACTCAAAGTACTTACCGTAGACGATTCCAAGGCCGTTCGGATGATTGTGAAGAAGGCCTTCAAGACCTTCGACGTAAACATTGTAGAAGCTGCTAACGGAGTAGAAGGCCTCGCCGCCGCCGCCAAGGAAAAGCCAGATCTTATTCTTCTCGACGTAACCATGCCCGTCATGGATGGCGTAGAGATGCTGACCAAGCTCAAAGCAGACCCGGACCTGAAAGGCATCCCAGTGATCATGCTCACTGCCGAGGCGGGACGCGAAAACGTCATGAAGATCGCCAAGATCGGCATCCGCGATTATGTCGTGAAACCTTTTAAAGAAGAGTCGCTTATCGACAAAGTGGGTCGGGTGATTGACCTACGTCCAAAGGAAGAAAAGCAGACGAAACAGAAAGGTATCGATGACAACTGCTTCATTCTCGTTGTTGACGACAAGCCTGCGATTATCGATCAAGTATCTCAGGGACTCGGCGGAGCAAATTGGAAGGTAGCAGGTGTCAAAACGACGGGTGAAGCCATTGACTATTGTCAGAATAACAAGCCCGACGCCATCATGATCAGCTTATCGCTCCCGGAAGAATCAGCATTCACGCTCTTCCGCATCTTGCGATCAAACATGAAGACGAAATATATTCCTATTTTCGGTCTAGTCGTGAAAAGCGAAACACACTTACAGCAACAAGCGACACAGAGCGGCTTTTCCGCTATCGTCACCAAGCCCATCGACTTCGACGAATTGGGTAACAAACTTGCCAAAGCGATCAACCTCGATACTTCCAAACGCTACTTTTTCCGTGAAGGTGATTTCTTTATTCTTCAACTACCCGCGGATCTCACGCCCAACCGACAAAACGAGATCACCGGCTATCTCAAGCCGCAGGTGTCCGAAGCGGTCGATGCTGGACTGACCAAGGTAGTGATTGATGCCACCGAACTAAATGCATTAGACACTGGAGGACTGAAGCTCCTCATCATGGGTAACGATTTATGTAAAGACCTGGGACTCTCACTCTCTATGGCTGGTAGCGAGAAAGTCATCGAGGAATGTAAGAGCTACGCCGAGTCCAAAGACTGGGTCATGCACAGCTCCTTAGAAGATGCGAAGGCTGCACCCGTCGCCTAG
- a CDS encoding chemotaxis protein CheX gives MDTTVPFSAENLDRMIDNAVDKFFDTMLPGSIVSFQEAHTIEPGSSGNEEDDGLADSVVVSMVGFIGNLNGVLYLYMRDHLARDVTCQFLGLEPDELDEEPDETVNDALGEMANMIAGTFKNGLCDEGYNCRLTIPSILRGKQFSVETTSEVMRRIFTFKAMGDTLTCDLLMKPAE, from the coding sequence ATGGATACAACCGTTCCCTTCTCAGCAGAGAATCTCGACCGCATGATAGACAATGCCGTCGACAAGTTCTTCGATACCATGCTCCCGGGCAGCATCGTTAGTTTTCAAGAAGCACACACAATAGAACCTGGATCGAGTGGTAACGAGGAGGACGACGGCCTCGCTGACTCGGTGGTCGTCAGTATGGTCGGTTTTATAGGTAACCTAAATGGCGTGCTCTACCTCTACATGCGTGACCACCTTGCACGCGATGTCACCTGCCAATTTCTCGGCCTAGAACCCGACGAGCTTGACGAGGAGCCTGACGAAACAGTCAACGACGCTCTGGGCGAAATGGCCAACATGATCGCCGGCACCTTCAAAAACGGACTCTGCGATGAGGGTTACAACTGCCGCCTTACCATTCCATCCATCCTGCGCGGAAAACAATTCTCGGTGGAGACCACTTCTGAAGTCATGCGCCGCATTTTCACATTCAAAGCTATGGGAGACACGCTCACCTGCGATCTCCTCATGAAACCTGCTGAATAA
- a CDS encoding HDOD domain-containing protein — MKVAELIKDIDSISPALQILPQLMDLLRDDNATLDDIIALIKLDASLSAQVLKISNSGYYGLTTGSLEAAVNRLGQREVYKIVAIVCGKESLNKPVEQYAIDDGELWENSVATGIIMESLSKRLGEEHDIAYTIGLLHSVGKLVIDEKIEGGYAQVYDYENKHGVTLMDAERQVLGFTHAELAGELLQAWNFPENIYHPVAHQYEPSKADKHERYALMIYLANYLVAAIGMNYGKDAWAVFGEDDAITALNLSELDIQELILEAHAAIDEVKGSLLPKRPVSAPEF, encoded by the coding sequence ATGAAAGTTGCTGAGCTCATCAAAGACATAGATTCCATTTCGCCTGCGCTGCAAATCTTACCGCAGCTGATGGACCTTCTACGCGACGACAACGCCACGCTCGACGACATTATCGCGCTGATCAAGCTCGACGCGTCACTCTCAGCACAAGTGCTGAAAATTAGTAACTCTGGCTACTATGGTCTCACCACCGGAAGTCTCGAAGCCGCTGTTAATCGTTTAGGGCAAAGAGAAGTCTATAAAATAGTAGCCATCGTTTGTGGCAAAGAGTCTCTCAACAAACCCGTGGAGCAATACGCTATCGACGATGGCGAACTTTGGGAAAACTCGGTCGCAACAGGCATCATCATGGAAAGCCTTTCCAAACGACTGGGAGAAGAGCATGACATCGCCTACACCATTGGCCTACTTCACAGCGTCGGGAAGCTCGTCATCGACGAGAAAATCGAAGGCGGGTACGCACAAGTTTACGACTACGAGAACAAACATGGCGTCACCCTCATGGATGCTGAGCGCCAAGTGCTCGGATTCACTCATGCAGAACTTGCAGGCGAACTCCTCCAGGCATGGAACTTTCCCGAAAACATCTACCATCCAGTAGCTCACCAATATGAGCCGAGCAAAGCAGATAAACATGAGAGATATGCACTCATGATCTACCTAGCAAACTACTTGGTTGCTGCAATCGGTATGAACTACGGGAAAGACGCTTGGGCAGTTTTCGGCGAGGACGATGCAATCACCGCACTCAACCTCTCCGAACTCGATATCCAAGAACTCATCCTCGAAGCACATGCTGCCATCGATGAAGTGAAGGGAAGCCTCTTACCCAAACGACCAGTCTCCGCGCCCGAGTTTTGA
- a CDS encoding chemotaxis protein CheD: protein MAGAPTLLGIFTEHIVVGVGDMAVSNNTSQVISTYALGSCIGVIAYDPIAEVGGILHFMLPDSTLSSEKAQSRPSMFCDVGMKAFLSEFESMRSKLVNMKIMIAGGASVIGKSDFFKIGSRNQEAIHAYLGKVNLKAQIQDLGGLNNRTVHLNMKDGTVKMKTPTANKKFSLL, encoded by the coding sequence GTGGCCGGAGCACCTACCCTACTAGGCATTTTCACTGAGCACATCGTCGTTGGAGTCGGCGACATGGCTGTTTCCAATAACACGAGCCAGGTCATCAGCACCTATGCACTCGGCTCATGCATCGGAGTCATCGCATACGACCCGATCGCTGAAGTCGGTGGCATCCTCCATTTCATGCTGCCAGACTCGACGCTGTCTTCTGAGAAAGCACAGTCCCGCCCTTCTATGTTCTGCGACGTCGGCATGAAAGCCTTTCTCAGTGAATTCGAATCCATGCGGTCGAAACTCGTGAACATGAAAATCATGATCGCCGGGGGCGCATCTGTAATTGGGAAAAGCGACTTTTTTAAAATAGGATCCCGCAACCAGGAGGCCATCCATGCTTACCTGGGCAAAGTGAATCTAAAAGCCCAGATCCAAGACCTCGGCGGTCTGAATAATCGAACCGTCCACCTCAATATGAAGGATGGCACTGTGAAAATGAAAACACCAACCGCTAACAAAAAGTTTAGCCTGCTATGA
- a CDS encoding purine-binding chemotaxis protein CheW, translating to MSAVAERPQSPSAKFRPEKYLSFQLAEETYAICVEQVLEIIQVQPVTPVPDKPHYIKGVMNLRGKVIPVVDMRLKFQLGDESTTERTCVIVVEVAHPEQGATSAGLIVDAVDEVTFIAEDAVEEDPGIGSTHTTDHVMALAKIRDKLVSILDIDRVILEEIFDSVESF from the coding sequence ATGAGTGCTGTAGCAGAACGTCCCCAATCACCGAGCGCCAAATTCAGGCCCGAGAAGTATCTGAGCTTCCAGCTCGCAGAAGAGACTTACGCTATATGCGTCGAACAGGTCCTGGAGATCATACAAGTCCAGCCCGTTACGCCAGTCCCTGATAAACCACACTACATCAAGGGCGTCATGAATTTACGGGGTAAGGTGATTCCCGTCGTAGACATGCGGCTCAAATTTCAGCTCGGAGACGAGAGCACGACAGAACGCACCTGTGTCATCGTCGTCGAAGTGGCTCACCCTGAACAAGGAGCGACCTCAGCCGGACTCATCGTCGATGCTGTCGACGAAGTAACCTTTATCGCCGAAGACGCCGTCGAAGAAGATCCCGGCATCGGATCGACTCACACCACGGACCACGTCATGGCACTCGCCAAAATAAGAGATAAGCTCGTATCCATCCTCGATATCGACCGAGTCATTCTCGAAGAAATCTTTGATTCAGTGGAAAGCTTCTGA
- the hemH gene encoding ferrochelatase, with product MKGIIMLNLGSPDSTEIADVRKYLKEFLLDGRVLDAPEPIRKLVVNAFILPFRPKTSAEAYKEIWTDEGSPLIVISRKLRDDIAAQVDIPVELAMRYGNPSTPDAVQRLVDMGVDDLYIMPMYPHYAMSSYETAVVHVMDQIRELKPEMKTTLLQPYYQDPQYIEALVENIRPYLEADYDRLIFSYHGIPQRHLVKGDPSHNHCMQTPDCCNVCNPAHATCYRHQCAMTTEKVVAALELPREKYMITFQSRLGREPWLQPYTDKTLEALPDQGVKKVAILCPAFTADCLETLEEISGEGREIFLENGGESFTFIPCLNEQPLWKKFILDRIAAFVSGELEPARLTEPAYVASS from the coding sequence ATGAAAGGCATCATCATGCTCAACCTCGGCTCTCCAGATTCAACAGAGATAGCCGATGTCCGCAAATATCTTAAAGAATTCCTACTCGACGGCCGCGTGCTCGATGCACCCGAACCTATACGCAAACTTGTCGTCAACGCCTTCATCCTCCCCTTTCGCCCCAAGACTTCAGCTGAGGCTTACAAAGAAATTTGGACCGACGAAGGATCCCCACTCATCGTCATCAGCCGAAAATTACGCGACGACATCGCTGCACAAGTCGATATCCCCGTTGAGCTGGCCATGCGATACGGCAACCCATCAACACCGGATGCTGTTCAAAGGCTCGTCGATATGGGAGTGGACGACCTCTACATCATGCCGATGTATCCACACTATGCTATGTCGAGCTACGAGACAGCGGTTGTCCACGTGATGGATCAGATTCGAGAGCTGAAGCCGGAAATGAAAACCACGCTGCTTCAGCCCTATTATCAAGACCCGCAATACATAGAGGCCTTAGTCGAAAACATACGCCCATATTTAGAAGCAGACTACGACCGCCTTATCTTCTCATACCACGGCATACCCCAGCGCCACTTGGTCAAAGGAGATCCATCGCACAACCACTGCATGCAAACCCCCGACTGCTGCAATGTGTGCAATCCGGCCCATGCCACCTGTTACCGACACCAATGCGCTATGACTACTGAGAAGGTAGTCGCCGCTCTAGAGCTTCCTCGCGAGAAATACATGATCACTTTCCAGTCGCGTCTGGGGCGTGAACCCTGGTTGCAACCCTATACAGACAAAACACTCGAGGCCTTACCCGATCAAGGGGTGAAAAAGGTAGCCATCCTCTGCCCTGCTTTCACTGCGGATTGCTTAGAGACGCTTGAGGAAATTTCAGGAGAAGGACGTGAGATTTTTTTGGAGAACGGTGGAGAATCTTTTACTTTCATTCCTTGTCTCAACGAACAGCCGCTTTGGAAAAAATTCATCCTCGACCGCATCGCTGCTTTTGTGTCCGGAGAGTTAGAGCCCGCACGTCTGACCGAGCCCGCCTACGTTGCTTCGAGCTAG
- a CDS encoding phosphoribosylformylglycinamidine cyclo-ligase: MPVSTSSRYSSRGVSATKEEVHAVVDSMDRGLVPGAFCKVTADYLTGSPEKANIIHADGSGTKSILAYLHYRETGDPSAFAGIAQDSIVMNLDDLICAGAVDNILFSSTVNRNARNFPGEALAALIEGNEAFLQKMRDLGVGIHSGGGETADVGDLTGTVTVDSCAVCILDRDKVVDNDEIRPGLAIVGLASGGQASYEDSENSGIGSNGLTSARHDLLNGYYRETYPETWDPNTDSEFVYCGPHSLNDPLPDSTQTVGQALLSPTRTYAPVVKQLLAELRPSVKGLVHCSGGGQTKCIRFGSQVHFVKDNLFSTPPLFKTIQAASGTSWKEMYQVYNMGHRLEIYCLPDATDAVIAAAQSFDIAAQVVGYTEASAREDRANHVTVKDGGSVHTYA; encoded by the coding sequence ATGCCAGTTTCTACATCCAGCCGTTATAGCAGCCGCGGAGTTTCAGCAACCAAGGAAGAGGTTCACGCTGTCGTAGATTCCATGGATCGTGGCTTGGTCCCCGGTGCTTTTTGTAAAGTTACCGCCGACTATCTTACCGGCTCTCCTGAAAAAGCGAATATCATCCACGCGGACGGTTCAGGAACTAAATCGATATTAGCTTACCTGCACTATCGAGAAACTGGCGACCCTTCAGCGTTTGCCGGCATCGCTCAAGATAGCATCGTGATGAATCTTGATGACCTGATTTGTGCAGGTGCTGTGGATAACATCCTTTTTTCGAGCACAGTTAACCGAAATGCGCGGAATTTCCCCGGCGAGGCCCTTGCCGCTTTGATCGAAGGCAATGAAGCATTCCTCCAGAAAATGCGCGACCTCGGTGTGGGTATTCATAGTGGAGGCGGAGAAACTGCTGATGTGGGCGATTTGACTGGAACGGTCACAGTCGACTCCTGCGCAGTCTGCATCCTTGATCGTGACAAAGTCGTCGATAATGACGAAATTCGTCCCGGTTTAGCTATCGTCGGCTTGGCGTCTGGTGGGCAGGCCAGCTATGAAGACTCTGAAAATAGTGGCATTGGCAGTAACGGTCTCACGAGTGCACGTCACGATTTACTGAATGGTTATTACCGAGAGACTTACCCGGAGACTTGGGACCCCAATACCGATTCGGAATTTGTCTACTGTGGCCCACATAGTCTAAACGACCCCTTGCCTGATTCTACTCAGACCGTCGGGCAAGCCCTCCTGAGCCCCACCCGAACCTACGCTCCCGTCGTTAAACAGCTACTCGCCGAATTGCGCCCCTCAGTCAAAGGCCTCGTCCACTGCTCGGGTGGCGGACAAACGAAATGCATCCGCTTCGGCTCCCAGGTTCATTTTGTAAAAGATAACCTCTTCTCGACGCCGCCCCTCTTCAAAACGATCCAAGCCGCCAGCGGAACGAGTTGGAAAGAAATGTATCAAGTCTACAACATGGGACACCGCTTGGAGATATATTGTTTGCCCGACGCCACAGACGCAGTCATCGCAGCGGCCCAATCGTTTGATATCGCAGCCCAAGTCGTCGGCTACACCGAAGCAAGCGCGCGCGAGGACCGGGCAAATCACGTCACGGTAAAAGATGGTGGCAGCGTGCATACCTACGCCTGA